The Ranitomeya imitator isolate aRanImi1 chromosome 8, aRanImi1.pri, whole genome shotgun sequence genome window below encodes:
- the LOC138647095 gene encoding secreted frizzled-related protein 5-like, giving the protein MSVDFVSSSSRCMTIPQHMPLCYGIGYTEMRIPNLLEHETMAEVIQQSSSWLPLLARECHPDARIFLCSLMAPICLDGDRIIKPCRSLCEAVRNSCAPIMACYGYPWPEILKCEQFTIDHGMCISTISNDTRTAGTVPRASCRDCELDEASSAKEILDTFCANDFAAKIRITRRNTTSSSISDFDVDSRVDVIKHGSLSRGDVLPRLQQWLDLDATCVQNIMRGTRTGTYVVSGEVQKDKIVVHNAYAWQKRNKNLHFAAKKWKHHKCRS; this is encoded by the exons ATGTCTGTGGACTTTGTGAGCAGCTCGTCCCGGTGCATGACCATCCCCCAGCACATGCCCCTATGTTATGGCATTGGATACACAGAGATGAGGATTCCCAACCTGCTGGAGCATGAGACGATGGCGGAGGTGATCCAGCAATCTTCCAGTTGGCTGCCGCTCCTTGCACGTGAATGCCACCCGGATGCCAGAATCTTCTTGTGCTCGCTAATGGCACCGATATGTCTGGATGG TGACAGGATTATAAAGCCGTGCCGCAGCCTGTGCGAGGCGGTGAGGAACAGCTGTGCCCCCATCATGGCGTGTTATGGGTACCCGTGGCCAGAAATACTGAAGTGTGAACAGTTTACTATTGATCATGGGATGTGCATCTCCACTATTAGCAACGACACAAGAACTGCCGGAA CGGTGCCCCGTGCCAGCTGCAGGGACTGTGAACTCGACGAGGCCAGCTCTGCCAAGGAGATCCTGGATACTTTCTGCGCTAATGATTTCG CTGCCAAAATTCGCATCACAAGGCGGAACACGACCTCCAGCTCCATCTCTGACTTTGATGTGGACTCCAGGGTGGACGTCATAAAGCATGGCTCGCTGTCCAGAGGGGACGTCCTCCCCAGACTCCAGCAGTGGTTGGATCTGGACGCTACCTGTGTGCAGAACATAATGCGGGGGACCCGGACGGGCACTTACGTCGTCAGCGGGGAAGTGCAAAAAGACAAGATCGTGGTGCACAACGCTTACGCCTGGCAGAAGAGGAATAAGAACCTGCACTTCGCTGCCAAGAAATGGAAGCATCACAAATGCAGATCATAG